GGCACATACGCGAGGCGGCGATCTACGCATTGGAGAAGGGCCGCACTCACTACACTTCGAACCTCGGCTTGATCGAGCTTCGTCGCGAAATCGCGAACTACGTAGGTCGCAACTTCGGTTTGGAATACAATCCGCACAACGAAGTGTTGGTAACGGTGGGAGTTTCCGAAGCCATGGATATCGCACTTCGCGCGGTGCTGAATCCGGGCGACAAGGTACTTTATCAGGACCCTTGTTTCGTTTCCTATCACCCGACTGTAATGTTGGCTCACGGAGTCGGAATTGCTATCAAGACGGAAGCTGCCTCAGGATTTACCTTGAAGGCGGAAGAGGTGAAAAGGTCATGGGAGCCCGGTTGTAAGGTGCTGATGATCAATCTGCCTTGTAATCCGACCGGCGGTGTGGCTGAGCGCAAGGAGCTCGAAGAGATCGCCAAGTTCGCGGTCGAGAAGGACATGCTAGTCATCAGCGACGAGATTTACGCTGAAATGACTTACGAAGGTGAGCACGTGAGTATCGGGATTTTCCCAGGCATGCGCGAACGTACTATCTTCTTGCACGGTTTTTCCAAAGGCTGGGCCATGACGGGATGGCGTTTGGGCTACGCCTGCGCTCCTGCTCCATTGACCGAAGCGATGATGAAAGTGCACCAATATTCCATGATGTGTGCTTCCATCGTAGCTCAGGATGCGGGCGTGGAAGCTTTGCGTAATGGAGACGAGGCGGTGAAGAAAATGCGTCAGGCCTACCAGCGCCGTCGCGACCTCGTAGTGCGTCGCTTTAACGAGATCGGTCT
This DNA window, taken from Pelagicoccus albus, encodes the following:
- a CDS encoding aminotransferase class I/II-fold pyridoxal phosphate-dependent enzyme; the protein is MSEDQNRFIADHVIGLPRSGIRDFFELVAAMKDVISLGIGEPDFTTPWHIREAAIYALEKGRTHYTSNLGLIELRREIANYVGRNFGLEYNPHNEVLVTVGVSEAMDIALRAVLNPGDKVLYQDPCFVSYHPTVMLAHGVGIAIKTEAASGFTLKAEEVKRSWEPGCKVLMINLPCNPTGGVAERKELEEIAKFAVEKDMLVISDEIYAEMTYEGEHVSIGIFPGMRERTIFLHGFSKGWAMTGWRLGYACAPAPLTEAMMKVHQYSMMCASIVAQDAGVEALRNGDEAVKKMRQAYQRRRDLVVRRFNEIGLTCHKPNATFYAFPNITSTGLDSKTFAKRLLEEERVAMVPGTAFGQYGEGFVRCSFATGYDQIVEACNRIERFVNNCK